Proteins encoded together in one Labeo rohita strain BAU-BD-2019 chromosome 21, IGBB_LRoh.1.0, whole genome shotgun sequence window:
- the slc22a4 gene encoding solute carrier family 22 member 4, whose translation MRDYDDITAFLGTWGPFQLTVFLALAISILPNGFVGLYVVFVGDTPSHECLIPEVFNISDKWREAAIPMVMQDGVLKRSSCSRYKMETVRNFSALNYAPNVDVNVSEIEVESCVDGWIYSKEIYESTIVTEWDLICENEYKGPLTSSIYFFGVLVGTFLSGQMSDRYGRRPVLFAMMAMQTVTILIQMFSPSWEIFTAIYFFIGFSGFSNYVVAYVLGCEILSPASRVVFGSLGIFMGSGIGQMFLPLAAYFIRSWRWLVLINALTGLLYVPLWWFIPESPRWLLSQGRIAEAEAILRHAAEKNKVKAPEVIFTSSEIEEAAKMREKKHNILDILRNYNAVLTIMICSLLWMVITMSYYALILNTTNLHGNPYLNYFLSAVVEVPAFIIATLLLRYCSRRFCQSSTLLTGGAMIFIIQLIPKDLTELATALEMLGKLGVTAAFCVVYAVTSELFPTVVRNMAMGTCSMTARIGSIVSPFIIYLGNYYKYIPYIVIGSLAVFSGLITLLLPETKRKVLPETIAQMQRIKGLRSSKKQDAMMWTADKSKVFKEVKL comes from the exons ATGAGGGACTATGATGATATCACCGCTTTTCTAGGAACATGGGGTCCATTCCAGCTGACCGTTTTCTTAGCATTAGCTATAAGTATCCTTCCAAATGGTTTTGTAGGCCTCTACGTCGTTTTCGTGGGAGACACGCCATCTCACGAGTGTCTGATTCCTGAGGTGTTCAACATTAGTGACAAGTGGAGAGAAGCCGCAATCCCAATGGTGATGCAAGACGGTGTTTTAAAACGCAGCTCCTGCTCAAGATACAAAATGGAAACAGTGAGAAATTTTTCTGCACTTAATTATGCCCCAAATGTGGATGTCAATGTCAGTGAGATAGAGGTCGAGTCTTGTGTGGATGGCTGGATCTACAGTAAAGAGATTTACGAGTCTACGATAGTGACAGAG TGGGATTTGATATGTGAAAATGAGTATAAAGGGCCACTGACCtcatcaatatatttttttggcgTGTTGGTGGGGACCTTCCTTTCAGGACAGATGTCTGACAG GTATGGCAGAAGGCCTGTACTTTTTGCCATGATGGCTATGCAGACAGTAACTATCCTTATCCAGATGTTTTCTCCAAGCTGGGAAATCTTCACTGCCATCTACTTCTTTATTGGATTTAGTGGTTTTTCTAATTATGTTGTAGCATATGTCctag GCTGTGAAATTCTCAGTCCAGCGAGTCGGGTGGTGTTTGGTTCTCTGGGTATCTTCATGGGGTCTGGAATCGGACAGATGTTCTTACCATTAGCAGCTTATTTCATCCGCAGCTGGAGATGGCTGGTGCTTATAAATGCTCTCACTGGACTCCTATATGTGCCATTGTGGTG GTTTATTCCAGAGTCTCCTAGATGGCTGCTCTCTCAGGGAAGAATAGCAGAAGCTGAAGCCATTTTGAGACACGCAGCTGAAAAGAACAAGGTCAAAGCACCTGAAGTCATTTTCACTTCCTCTGAG ATTGAGGAAGCAGCAAAGATGAGGgagaaaaaacataatattctgGATATTTTAAGGAACTATAATGCTGTTTTAACCATCATGATATGTTCACTTCTGTG GATGGTCATCACCATGTCTTACTATGCTCTCATTCTGAACACCACAAACCTTCATGGCAACCCGTACCTGAATTATTTCCTGTCTGCAGTGGTGGAGGTCCCAGCTTTTATTATAGCCACGTTGTTGCTCAGATACTGCAGTAGGAGATTCTGTCAGTCTTCCACTCTTCTTACAGGTGGAGCtatgattttcatcatacagcTCATTCCTAAAG ACCTGACGGAGTTGGCAACCGCACTGGAAATGCTGGGAAAACTTGGTGTCACAGCTGCGTTTTGTGTAGTGTACGCAGTGACTTCAGAGCTCTTTCCTACTGTGGTGAGAAACATGGCCATGGGAACATGCTCCATGACAGCTCGCATAGGCAGTATAGTTTCTCCCTTCATCATATACTTGG GTaactactataaatatattccTTATATTGTCATTGGGAGCCTGGCTGTGTTTTCTGGCTTAATTACGTTACTGTTGCcagaaactaaaagaaaagTTCTCCCCGAGACCATTGCTCAGATGCAGCGAATAAAGGG